A single Acidobacteriota bacterium DNA region contains:
- a CDS encoding mandelate racemase/muconate lactonizing enzyme family protein yields the protein MKQHDFAAPGRSSRRDFLSRSAGLAAVAASAGIAGTATGACSGPQPEDGDSDRITVRSVDAYPVYINERSEGLLDPPVFSGDDDPRRWRWGGPFEQLPSAIIAIIKTNAGITGFGMGAGGSAAVEIIDGHLKHLLVGTNPLNVDQLWDQMYSSAVLYGRRGVFAMALSAVDTALWDIKGKHAGESVHALLGGQPGDRVAVYQTGGDIAAGKALGIRHFKRILPIGPHSSEDETNQWIDDVLATREAMGPEGNLMTDCVSRNGTVDWAVGVADRLRPANLYFMEELLSPDNVFGYAELVEKIGGGGPGWTKVACGEHEYTEHGFEVLVRVGSAEVLQPDITWCGGLTAAKRIADLVEAAGLELIPHRGGSLWGLPISLTAQSCTMAESFATGSVILDAMQGPFENGDFLAPSEPGFGTGLNEEMVLDHRLTR from the coding sequence ATGAAACAGCACGACTTCGCAGCGCCAGGACGATCGAGCCGCCGTGACTTCCTGAGCCGCAGCGCCGGTCTGGCCGCGGTCGCGGCATCTGCGGGAATCGCCGGCACGGCAACCGGCGCCTGCTCCGGGCCGCAGCCCGAAGACGGAGACTCGGATCGAATCACGGTCCGCTCGGTCGACGCCTATCCCGTCTACATCAACGAGCGCTCCGAGGGCCTGCTCGATCCGCCGGTCTTCTCCGGCGACGACGATCCGCGCCGCTGGCGCTGGGGCGGACCCTTCGAGCAGCTTCCGTCCGCGATCATCGCGATCATCAAGACGAACGCCGGCATCACTGGCTTCGGCATGGGCGCCGGGGGCAGCGCCGCCGTCGAGATCATCGACGGCCATCTCAAGCACCTCCTGGTCGGCACGAACCCGCTCAACGTCGACCAGCTCTGGGACCAGATGTACAGCTCGGCCGTGCTCTACGGCCGCCGCGGCGTCTTCGCGATGGCGCTCTCCGCCGTCGACACGGCGCTCTGGGACATCAAGGGCAAGCACGCCGGCGAGTCGGTCCATGCTCTACTGGGCGGACAGCCCGGCGATCGCGTCGCCGTCTACCAGACCGGCGGCGACATCGCGGCCGGCAAGGCCCTCGGCATCCGCCACTTCAAGCGCATCCTGCCCATCGGCCCCCACAGCTCCGAGGACGAAACCAATCAGTGGATCGACGACGTGCTCGCCACCCGCGAGGCGATGGGCCCGGAAGGCAACCTGATGACGGACTGCGTCTCGCGCAACGGCACCGTCGACTGGGCGGTCGGCGTCGCGGACCGGCTGCGTCCGGCGAACCTCTACTTCATGGAGGAACTGCTGTCGCCGGACAACGTGTTCGGCTATGCAGAGCTGGTCGAGAAGATCGGCGGCGGCGGTCCCGGCTGGACGAAAGTCGCCTGCGGCGAGCACGAGTACACGGAGCACGGCTTCGAGGTCCTGGTGCGGGTCGGATCGGCCGAAGTCCTGCAGCCGGACATCACCTGGTGCGGCGGCCTCACGGCGGCGAAGCGCATCGCCGACCTGGTCGAAGCGGCAGGCCTCGAACTCATTCCCCACCGCGGCGGCAGCCTCTGGGGGCTCCCGATCTCGCTGACCGCCCAGAGCTGCACGATGGCGGAGAGCTTCGCCACCGGTTCGGTAATCCTCGACGCGATGCAGGGACCGTTCGAGAACGGCGACTTCCTGGCGCCGAGCGAGCCGGGCTTCGGCACCGGGCTGAACGAGGAGATGGTCCTCGATCACCGCCTCACACGGTGA
- a CDS encoding PQQ-binding-like beta-propeller repeat protein — MKSLTRLACSLAAMSFLSAGLGAQETAFVPVTQEMLNDPEPGQWLHWRGTQNAWGYSPLDQITTANVGQLQLVWAWAMDDTGPQEAAPLIHNGVMYLPSPGAVVQALDAATGDLLWEYRPEPVGDGSGAFGRGVQKNIAIFGDRIFGASPRATIFALDARDGKLIWETTTADPALGYRYTAGPIVADGKLVTGITGCGRYKDDVCFITGHDPDTGEEIWRTSTVARPGEPGGDTWGDLPLRFRAGSDAWIAGSYDPELRIVYWATSQAKPWARSVRGTDGDALYTNSSLALDPDTGELLWYYQYLPGETHDMDEVFETLLIDVDGRKKLYKMGKLGILWELDRETGEFLDAIDVGYQNLVDVDRETGEVTYRPELIPEIGVEINMCPSTSGFKSWRAMSYDPNTGALYIPMTMNCELATFGPVERVLGGGGAGPVKRINTMHPYSGGNLGELMVIDVREGDIMWRHRTLSPINTAALATSGGVVFAGDYDRYVYAYEARTGRILWQTRLPTSAQGFPVTYLAGGRQYVAIPVGTGGASWATMVPRDLIPHIRRPTNGNSIHVFALPADLPAASGRTRTAATDRDAAGAAEASLTIWDGVYTADQAQRGVAPYVQNCATCHGEDLGGGSNSPGLVGVSFQFLWGGKTLHELFEAIRTTMPTDNPGSLPRETYLDILTYMLQVNEFPAGEGELDAGALGNILITEERGA; from the coding sequence ATGAAGTCGTTGACACGCCTCGCCTGCTCGCTGGCCGCGATGTCGTTCCTGAGCGCCGGCCTGGGCGCTCAGGAGACCGCCTTCGTGCCAGTCACTCAAGAGATGCTGAACGACCCGGAACCGGGCCAGTGGCTGCACTGGCGCGGCACGCAGAACGCCTGGGGCTACAGCCCGCTCGACCAGATCACGACCGCGAACGTGGGCCAGCTTCAACTGGTCTGGGCGTGGGCGATGGACGACACCGGTCCCCAGGAGGCCGCGCCGCTGATCCACAACGGGGTCATGTACCTGCCGAGTCCCGGAGCCGTGGTCCAGGCCCTCGACGCCGCCACCGGGGACCTGCTCTGGGAGTACCGGCCGGAACCCGTGGGCGACGGATCGGGCGCCTTCGGCCGCGGTGTCCAGAAGAACATCGCGATCTTCGGCGACCGCATCTTCGGCGCCAGCCCCCGGGCGACGATCTTCGCGCTGGACGCCCGTGACGGGAAGCTGATCTGGGAGACCACGACCGCCGACCCGGCTCTCGGCTACCGCTACACCGCGGGCCCGATCGTCGCCGACGGCAAGCTGGTCACCGGCATCACCGGCTGCGGCCGCTACAAGGACGACGTCTGCTTCATCACCGGCCACGATCCGGACACCGGCGAGGAGATCTGGCGGACCTCAACGGTCGCGCGGCCCGGCGAGCCGGGCGGCGACACCTGGGGCGACCTGCCGCTCCGCTTCCGTGCCGGCAGCGACGCCTGGATCGCCGGCAGCTACGACCCGGAACTCAGGATCGTCTACTGGGCCACCTCCCAGGCCAAGCCGTGGGCCCGCTCGGTCCGCGGCACGGACGGCGACGCGCTGTACACGAACTCCAGCCTCGCGCTCGATCCCGACACCGGCGAGCTGCTCTGGTACTACCAATACCTGCCCGGCGAGACCCACGACATGGACGAGGTCTTCGAGACCCTCCTGATCGATGTCGACGGCCGGAAGAAGCTCTACAAGATGGGCAAGCTCGGCATCCTGTGGGAGCTCGACCGGGAGACCGGCGAGTTCCTCGACGCCATCGACGTCGGCTACCAGAACCTCGTCGACGTCGACCGCGAGACGGGCGAGGTGACCTACCGCCCGGAACTGATCCCGGAGATCGGCGTCGAGATCAACATGTGCCCGAGCACGTCCGGGTTCAAGAGCTGGCGCGCCATGTCCTACGACCCGAACACGGGCGCCCTCTACATCCCAATGACGATGAACTGCGAGTTGGCCACCTTCGGCCCCGTGGAGCGCGTCCTCGGCGGCGGCGGGGCGGGTCCGGTCAAGCGCATCAACACGATGCACCCCTACTCCGGCGGCAACCTCGGCGAGCTGATGGTGATCGACGTCAGGGAGGGGGACATCATGTGGCGGCACCGCACGCTGTCGCCCATCAACACCGCCGCGCTGGCCACCAGCGGCGGCGTCGTCTTCGCCGGCGACTACGACCGTTACGTGTACGCCTACGAGGCGCGGACCGGCCGCATCCTCTGGCAGACGCGGCTGCCCACGTCCGCCCAGGGCTTCCCCGTGACCTACCTCGCCGGCGGCCGCCAGTACGTGGCGATTCCCGTCGGAACCGGCGGCGCCAGTTGGGCGACGATGGTGCCGCGCGACCTCATTCCCCACATCCGCCGGCCGACCAACGGCAATTCGATCCACGTGTTCGCGCTGCCTGCCGACCTGCCGGCTGCAAGCGGGCGCACCCGGACGGCGGCCACCGACCGCGACGCGGCCGGAGCGGCCGAGGCCTCCCTGACCATCTGGGACGGCGTCTACACCGCCGACCAAGCGCAGCGCGGCGTCGCGCCGTACGTCCAGAACTGCGCCACCTGCCACGGCGAGGATCTCGGCGGTGGCAGCAACTCCCCGGGCCTGGTCGGCGTCAGCTTCCAGTTCCTGTGGGGAGGCAAAACGCTGCACGAGCTCTTCGAGGCGATCCGGACCACGATGCCGACCGACAATCCGGGGAGCCTGCCGCGGGAAACGTATCTCGACATCCTCACCTACATGCTGCAGGTGAACGAGTTCCCGGCCGGCGAAGGGGAACTCGACGCAGGCGCGCTGGGCAACATCCTGATCACCGAAGAACGCGGCGCGTAG
- a CDS encoding ribbon-helix-helix domain-containing protein produces MHALSVKLPTELHAALASEAQRRNITRSALLREIVGEALDRVPTPATPSCAELAGDLIGAVRSGRRDLATNPDLLEQAVVSDARRAADRRR; encoded by the coding sequence ATGCACGCACTCTCCGTCAAGCTACCGACCGAGCTCCACGCTGCCCTTGCAAGCGAAGCGCAACGACGCAACATCACGCGGTCCGCTCTGTTGCGAGAGATCGTCGGGGAAGCGCTCGATCGCGTTCCTACGCCGGCGACGCCGAGTTGCGCCGAACTGGCTGGCGATCTGATCGGCGCCGTTCGGAGCGGTCGCCGCGACCTGGCGACGAATCCCGATCTTCTCGAGCAGGCTGTCGTCTCGGACGCTCGACGTGCCGCCGACCGTCGTCGCTGA
- a CDS encoding PIN domain-containing protein, with translation MPPTVVADTGPIVALLDADEVHHEWAREQFQTLAAPLLTCEAVLSEASFLLARAGEDQSLPVTLVERGVLKVTRVLAAQEDVLAVGRLIRRYRNVPMSFADACLVRIVERSDQASVLTLDSDFRIYRQGNRRVIPVLTPS, from the coding sequence GTGCCGCCGACCGTCGTCGCTGATACCGGTCCGATCGTCGCGCTGCTCGACGCGGATGAGGTCCATCACGAGTGGGCCCGGGAACAGTTTCAAACGCTCGCGGCACCACTCCTCACCTGTGAAGCGGTGCTCTCCGAAGCCTCTTTTCTCCTGGCGCGCGCCGGCGAGGATCAGAGCCTGCCGGTGACGCTCGTCGAACGGGGCGTACTGAAGGTCACCCGAGTACTCGCGGCACAAGAAGACGTTCTAGCCGTCGGCCGCCTTATCCGCCGGTACCGCAACGTGCCGATGTCCTTCGCCGACGCGTGCCTGGTGCGGATCGTGGAACGCTCGGACCAGGCGTCCGTGCTAACCCTCGACTCCGACTTCCGGATCTACCGCCAGGGCAACCGCCGCGTGATTCCCGTGCTCACGCCTTCGTAG
- a CDS encoding serine hydrolase has translation MARGQEHELDTIRAPPPGDFIEHEAAGFAKVLCSAVFLTGLDFEDAWTQIGGFTSRHRYRDRLPGRVLDRENGQVHITTDTGVTRTAILHGDQGCVALPQGEDAPFYETVPVSSTLDESALWPMGDRLPDEPLPDDVDAAKLVAAVEAAFDPEAMTLAFVVLHRGRLIAERYREGIDKDTPLESWSMNKSLSATLMGVLIEQGEYTLDQLAPVDSWHEDPDDVRGTIRIQDILRMSSGLRCVNAGDPEYDEAAMGYPDHLYLYTGTVNSHLWATERPPQWPPNTIGRYRNCDPILINHLVRLAVEGRGENYHQFPQKHLFDRIGVRRFVAEADPYGNFLLNGYGFGSGRTWARLGQLYLDDGVAPTGERVLPEGFVEFVSTPAPAWVADGRPIYGGFFWINNLPRGGSKRYPSLPNSAFSMQGAGGQSTIIVPSHEMVVVRLGLYEGSFGGRADASLQSALALLVEAIPEEATKA, from the coding sequence GTGGCGCGTGGCCAGGAACATGAGCTCGACACGATCCGCGCGCCGCCGCCGGGCGACTTCATCGAGCACGAAGCCGCCGGTTTCGCCAAGGTCCTGTGCTCGGCGGTCTTCCTGACCGGGCTCGATTTCGAGGACGCGTGGACCCAGATCGGCGGGTTCACCTCCCGCCACCGGTACCGCGACCGGTTGCCGGGTCGGGTGCTCGACCGCGAGAACGGGCAAGTCCACATCACGACGGACACAGGCGTGACGCGGACCGCCATTCTCCACGGCGACCAGGGCTGCGTTGCCCTGCCGCAGGGCGAGGACGCGCCGTTCTACGAGACGGTTCCGGTCTCCAGCACGCTCGATGAGAGCGCACTCTGGCCGATGGGCGACCGGCTGCCGGACGAGCCGCTGCCGGACGACGTGGACGCGGCCAAGCTGGTCGCAGCCGTTGAGGCCGCCTTCGACCCGGAGGCGATGACGCTCGCCTTTGTCGTGTTGCACCGCGGCCGGCTCATCGCCGAGCGCTACCGCGAGGGCATCGACAAGGACACGCCCCTTGAGAGCTGGTCGATGAACAAGAGCCTGTCGGCGACCCTGATGGGCGTGCTGATCGAGCAGGGCGAGTACACGCTCGACCAGTTGGCGCCGGTCGATTCCTGGCACGAGGACCCGGACGACGTCCGTGGCACGATCCGCATCCAGGACATCCTCCGCATGTCGAGCGGTCTGCGCTGCGTGAACGCCGGCGACCCCGAGTACGACGAGGCGGCCATGGGCTACCCGGACCACCTCTACCTCTACACCGGCACGGTGAACTCCCACCTCTGGGCCACCGAACGGCCGCCGCAATGGCCGCCGAACACGATCGGCCGCTACCGGAACTGCGACCCGATCCTGATCAACCACCTGGTGCGCCTGGCGGTCGAGGGTCGCGGCGAGAACTACCACCAGTTCCCCCAGAAGCACCTCTTCGACCGGATCGGCGTGCGGCGCTTCGTCGCCGAAGCGGATCCCTACGGCAACTTCCTGCTGAACGGCTACGGTTTCGGATCGGGCCGCACCTGGGCGCGGCTGGGCCAGCTCTACCTGGACGACGGCGTTGCGCCTACCGGGGAGCGCGTGCTGCCCGAGGGCTTCGTCGAGTTCGTCAGCACCCCGGCGCCGGCCTGGGTCGCCGACGGCCGGCCGATCTACGGCGGCTTCTTCTGGATCAACAACCTGCCGCGCGGAGGCAGCAAGCGTTACCCGTCACTGCCGAACAGCGCGTTCAGCATGCAGGGCGCCGGCGGTCAGAGCACGATCATCGTGCCGTCACACGAGATGGTGGTGGTCCGGCTCGGGCTCTACGAGGGGTCGTTCGGCGGGCGTGCCGATGCGTCGTTACAGAGCGCGCTGGCGCTGCTGGTGGAGGCGATTCCGGAAGAAGCTACGAAGGCGTGA
- a CDS encoding DUF3604 domain-containing protein produces MRSEPIRFLLPLLVFAAPAWAAPGAEGTTDGAVRGGTVSRTEDRPACLDATPLRQALFGDLHVHTSFSFDAAAISTGATPADAYRFAKGEAIPFWPIGPDGAPAGSITIDRPLDFVAVTDHGEFLGERRLCRDPESPRYGSEFCTTFRSDQRVGMQMLGAVITTETPSRTEEMCGEDGALCREWAMSPWQEIIEAAEDAYDRTEACSFTSFVGYEYTGTPGISNYHRNVVFRGSEAPELPVSYIDAPSDSLLWQRLDEVCGDGSVRPGCDYLTIPHNSNLANGRMAPYRGLDGTPEARRAYAEKRLEREPIVEIFQHKGGSECINGLSTVFAEPDELCDMEAVRVLGREETVQSLLSGETTLRTEECPEGENGNQGMLGAGCVGRTDFVRPALVVGLEEERETGLNPVKLGIIASTDTHTATPGAVAEDDWRGAVTLEATPEERLQPGLLTSGIDGNPGGLAGVWAVENSRDAIFEAMERREVFGTSGPRIRPRFFAGWGYSENLCDQADLFEQAYAGGVPMGGDLPEASAGAAPTFLAFAARDPADGAGLLQQLQLVKGWVDADGTGRTQVIPIAGSPENGASVDPATGERSGEGHDTLCTVYRDEAFDAGLHAYYYLRVVENPSLRWSWHDCQRLAPEDRPAVCSDGSYPETIQEMAWTSPIWYRPE; encoded by the coding sequence ATGAGATCCGAGCCGATCCGCTTCTTGCTGCCGCTCCTCGTGTTCGCCGCGCCCGCCTGGGCGGCGCCGGGCGCCGAGGGGACCACGGACGGCGCCGTTCGAGGCGGTACCGTCTCGCGCACCGAAGATCGGCCCGCCTGCCTCGACGCCACGCCGCTCCGCCAGGCGCTGTTCGGCGACCTCCACGTTCACACCAGCTTCTCGTTCGACGCGGCGGCGATCAGCACCGGCGCCACGCCGGCGGACGCCTACCGCTTCGCGAAGGGCGAGGCGATCCCGTTCTGGCCGATCGGGCCGGACGGCGCGCCGGCGGGCAGCATCACGATCGACCGGCCGCTCGACTTCGTGGCGGTGACCGACCACGGGGAGTTCCTCGGCGAGCGCCGCCTGTGCCGGGATCCCGAGTCTCCCCGCTACGGCTCGGAGTTCTGCACCACGTTCCGCTCAGACCAGCGCGTGGGGATGCAGATGCTTGGCGCCGTCATCACGACCGAGACCCCGAGCAGGACCGAGGAGATGTGCGGTGAGGACGGGGCGCTGTGCCGGGAATGGGCGATGAGCCCGTGGCAGGAGATCATCGAAGCGGCGGAGGATGCCTACGACCGGACGGAGGCATGCAGCTTCACTTCCTTCGTCGGATACGAGTACACCGGCACGCCTGGGATCTCGAACTATCACCGGAACGTCGTCTTCCGGGGCTCGGAGGCGCCGGAGCTGCCGGTCTCCTACATCGACGCACCCTCGGACAGCCTGCTCTGGCAGCGCCTCGACGAAGTCTGCGGCGACGGGTCGGTGCGGCCCGGTTGCGACTATCTGACGATCCCGCACAACAGCAATCTCGCGAACGGCCGGATGGCGCCGTACCGTGGACTCGACGGAACGCCGGAAGCGCGCCGCGCCTACGCGGAGAAGCGGCTGGAGCGGGAACCGATCGTCGAGATCTTCCAGCACAAGGGCGGCTCCGAGTGCATCAACGGGCTGTCGACCGTCTTTGCCGAGCCGGACGAGCTCTGCGACATGGAGGCGGTTCGCGTGCTGGGCCGCGAGGAGACGGTCCAGTCCCTGCTTTCGGGCGAGACGACCTTGCGGACCGAGGAGTGCCCGGAGGGTGAGAACGGCAACCAGGGCATGCTCGGTGCCGGCTGCGTCGGCCGGACCGACTTCGTTCGCCCGGCGCTCGTCGTCGGCCTGGAGGAGGAGCGGGAGACCGGGCTCAATCCGGTCAAGCTCGGCATCATCGCGTCGACCGACACGCACACGGCGACGCCGGGGGCCGTGGCGGAAGACGACTGGCGGGGCGCGGTTACCCTGGAAGCGACGCCCGAAGAGCGCCTGCAGCCGGGCTTGCTCACGAGCGGCATCGACGGCAACCCGGGCGGTCTGGCCGGCGTCTGGGCGGTCGAGAACTCCCGCGACGCGATCTTCGAGGCGATGGAACGGCGCGAGGTGTTCGGCACCTCGGGTCCGCGGATCCGGCCCCGGTTCTTCGCCGGCTGGGGCTACTCCGAGAACCTGTGCGACCAGGCGGATCTCTTTGAGCAGGCCTACGCCGGCGGCGTGCCGATGGGCGGCGATCTGCCGGAAGCGTCGGCCGGCGCGGCGCCGACCTTCCTCGCCTTCGCCGCCCGCGACCCGGCGGACGGCGCCGGGCTTCTGCAGCAGCTCCAGCTCGTCAAGGGCTGGGTCGACGCCGACGGGACGGGCCGCACCCAGGTCATCCCGATCGCCGGATCGCCGGAGAACGGAGCGAGCGTAGATCCCGCGACCGGCGAGCGAAGCGGCGAGGGCCACGACACCCTCTGCACGGTCTACCGCGACGAGGCGTTCGATGCCGGCCTGCACGCTTACTACTATCTGCGAGTGGTCGAGAACCCCAGCCTGCGCTGGAGCTGGCACGACTGCCAGCGCCTCGCCCCGGAAGACCGTCCCGCCGTCTGCTCGGACGGCTCCTATCCCGAGACGATCCAGGAGATGGCCTGGACGTCGCCGATCTGGTACCGGCCGGAGTAG
- a CDS encoding M24 family metallopeptidase codes for MKPSLPTVLAAALAFTAIAAPASSAEPDDVRSRWETSCMIRHDKFDYVLPGAMRRNDIDMWIVTDRGRGTQPMTRDFCISTVNGQTFFIFIDRGGDRIERIQLGRETDLATECGAYDRFGRFEELRSIVEERDPLTIGLNYLAVPYRAEGLHVADGLTHTDFKFLTSELGEKYAARFTSAQHLIADFRGERVAGEIIEFAKVGDLTRRLLERALSNEVITPGKTTHNDVARWLEQKLHDHDLQRGWFPTVYTHLPDGSEIGGTERVIQRGDVLQIDWGTGRNHFSTDIKRFAYVLREGETEPPAGVLNTFAESKKVQEIIRKHVRSGRTGREQLDELKQIIRDAGYVYTELEVAAQDAPGIEVNVGMHGAGNIGHEMAASLFEIYPERTKYVVRPNSIISLEFIVFMPAEEWDGNKIPINVEENALITERGIEWLHPPQSRVLVIR; via the coding sequence ATGAAGCCTTCGCTGCCGACCGTTCTCGCCGCTGCCCTGGCCTTCACGGCCATCGCCGCGCCCGCTTCGAGCGCCGAACCCGACGACGTGCGCTCCAGGTGGGAAACCTCCTGCATGATCCGACACGACAAGTTCGACTACGTGCTGCCGGGCGCCATGCGGCGCAACGACATCGACATGTGGATCGTGACCGACCGTGGCCGCGGCACTCAGCCGATGACGCGCGACTTCTGCATCTCGACCGTCAACGGCCAGACCTTCTTCATCTTCATCGACCGCGGCGGCGACCGCATCGAACGGATCCAGCTCGGCCGCGAGACCGATCTGGCCACGGAATGCGGCGCCTACGACCGGTTCGGACGGTTCGAAGAGCTGCGGTCGATCGTCGAGGAGCGCGATCCTCTGACCATCGGTCTCAACTACCTCGCGGTTCCCTACAGAGCCGAAGGCCTCCATGTCGCGGACGGACTCACGCACACGGACTTCAAGTTCCTCACGAGCGAACTCGGTGAGAAGTACGCGGCCCGCTTCACGTCCGCCCAGCACCTGATCGCCGACTTTCGCGGAGAGCGGGTCGCCGGCGAGATCATCGAGTTCGCGAAGGTCGGCGACCTCACGCGGCGGCTCCTGGAGCGGGCATTGTCCAACGAGGTCATCACCCCGGGCAAGACGACGCACAACGACGTCGCCCGCTGGCTGGAGCAGAAGCTGCACGACCACGACCTGCAGCGCGGCTGGTTTCCGACCGTCTACACCCACCTCCCGGACGGCAGCGAGATCGGCGGCACCGAGCGCGTGATCCAGCGCGGCGATGTCCTGCAGATCGACTGGGGCACCGGCCGGAACCACTTCTCGACCGACATCAAGCGTTTCGCCTACGTCCTGCGCGAGGGCGAGACCGAGCCGCCGGCCGGCGTGCTGAACACGTTCGCCGAATCGAAGAAGGTGCAGGAGATCATCCGCAAGCACGTCCGCTCGGGCCGCACCGGCCGCGAGCAGCTCGACGAACTGAAGCAGATCATCCGGGACGCCGGCTACGTCTACACCGAGCTGGAAGTGGCCGCCCAGGACGCCCCCGGCATCGAGGTCAACGTCGGCATGCACGGGGCCGGCAACATCGGCCACGAGATGGCCGCGAGCCTGTTCGAGATCTACCCGGAACGCACGAAGTACGTCGTCCGCCCCAACTCGATCATCTCGCTCGAGTTCATCGTCTTCATGCCGGCCGAGGAATGGGACGGCAACAAGATCCCGATCAACGTCGAGGAGAACGCGTTGATCACCGAGCGCGGCATCGAGTGGCTGCATCCGCCGCAGTCGCGGGTGCTGGTGATCCGGTAG
- a CDS encoding replication-associated recombination protein A → MRPATFDEFVGQQHILGEDKVLRRSIEADRVPSLLFWGPPGSGKTTLARLIATSTRAHFEPVSAVSAGVADLRRAVKGAQDLRSLYGRPTILFVDEIHRFNKAQQDVILPHVEDGTITFIGATTENPSFEVNAPLLSRCRVFTLLALDEDAMTGIVERALSDEDRGLGLLAPELEADAVAHLVNIANGDARVALNALEMAVVAAEPGEDGVRRIDMEAISDALQRRTPQYDKAGDSHYDTISAFIKSVRGSSPDGALYWLARMLEAGEDPLFIARRLVILAAEDIGLANPGALPVAVAAQQAVHFIGLPEGRIPLAEATVYLATSPKSNAAYVALGRATEDVRNAPHEPVPLHLRNAVTGLMRGMGYGRDYKYGHDFEGHFEEQEYLPPGLSGRRYYEPSDQGSEKAIAERLRRWWGDDDGNG, encoded by the coding sequence ATGCGCCCGGCTACGTTCGACGAGTTCGTCGGCCAGCAGCACATCCTGGGCGAGGACAAGGTGCTGCGCCGGTCGATCGAGGCGGACCGGGTGCCGTCGCTCCTGTTCTGGGGTCCGCCCGGGTCCGGCAAGACGACCCTGGCTCGGCTGATCGCGACCTCGACCCGGGCCCACTTCGAACCGGTAAGCGCCGTCTCGGCCGGTGTGGCGGATCTGCGCCGCGCGGTGAAGGGCGCGCAGGACCTTCGATCCCTCTACGGCCGGCCGACGATCCTGTTCGTCGACGAGATCCACCGCTTCAACAAGGCTCAGCAGGACGTGATCCTGCCCCACGTCGAAGACGGCACGATCACCTTCATCGGCGCGACGACGGAGAACCCGTCCTTCGAGGTCAACGCGCCGCTGCTGTCGCGTTGCCGGGTCTTCACGCTTCTTGCCCTGGACGAAGACGCGATGACAGGCATCGTCGAGCGCGCCCTGTCGGACGAGGACCGCGGCCTGGGGTTGCTGGCCCCGGAACTGGAAGCGGACGCCGTGGCGCACCTGGTGAACATCGCGAACGGGGACGCCCGGGTGGCGCTGAACGCCCTGGAGATGGCGGTCGTCGCCGCCGAGCCGGGAGAGGACGGCGTACGGCGCATCGACATGGAGGCCATCTCGGACGCGCTCCAGCGGCGGACGCCCCAGTACGACAAGGCCGGCGACAGCCACTACGACACGATCTCGGCCTTCATCAAGTCCGTCCGCGGCTCCTCGCCCGACGGCGCCTTGTACTGGCTGGCCAGGATGCTGGAAGCCGGCGAGGATCCGCTCTTCATCGCCCGCCGGCTGGTCATCCTGGCGGCCGAGGACATCGGACTCGCCAACCCGGGGGCCCTGCCGGTCGCCGTCGCTGCCCAGCAGGCGGTCCATTTCATCGGCCTCCCCGAAGGTCGCATTCCTCTCGCCGAGGCGACCGTGTACCTGGCGACCTCGCCCAAGAGCAACGCTGCCTACGTGGCCCTGGGTCGGGCAACGGAGGACGTGCGGAACGCCCCGCACGAACCCGTACCGCTGCACCTTCGTAACGCGGTCACGGGGCTGATGCGCGGCATGGGCTACGGCAGGGACTACAAGTACGGCCACGACTTCGAAGGCCACTTCGAAGAGCAGGAGTACCTGCCGCCCGGCCTTTCCGGCCGCCGCTACTACGAGCCGTCCGACCAGGGCTCCGAGAAGGCGATCGCCGAACGTCTACGCCGCTGGTGGGGCGACGACGACGGCAACGGGTAG